From Rhodopseudomonas palustris, a single genomic window includes:
- a CDS encoding monovalent cation/H+ antiporter subunit D, producing MTNWADHLIILPILLPLFVGAALLLVDERHQQIKAFANLGSIVVMGGIALLLMRAVDPSTATGSAPIAVYRLGDWPAPFAIVLVADRLSVLMLVLTSILAFASAVFATARWQRVGAHFHSLFQFLLMGLNGAFLTGDLFNLFVFFELLLAASYGLVLHGSGQARVRAGLHYIAVNLTASVLFLIGVSLIYAVTGTLNMADLAVRIPQVPAQDRALLEAGAAVLGVAFLVKAGMWPLCFWLPTTYAAAAAPVAAIFAIMSKVGIYILLRLSLLFFGAGSGASALFGSDWLVAAGIATILFGLIGALASQEISRLAGYAVLVSSGTVLAVAAAAGQPAVTAAALFYLVSSTLAIAAFFMLIELLERGRDPGADMLAVTREAYGEDAPDDPDAEEVGMVIPASMAILGWCFVGCAAVIAGLPPASGFIAKFAMLSALLGGDAATGISPLSWTLLALLMLSGLTMLIAMTRAGIRTLWSPTERADPRVRLAEIVPIALLLLGCVAMTVQPQTAMSYMQGAAGSLHAPATYTDSVLAPVQTRVRTGGGS from the coding sequence ATGACGAACTGGGCTGACCATCTGATCATTCTGCCGATCCTGCTGCCGCTGTTCGTCGGCGCGGCGTTGCTGCTGGTCGACGAGCGCCATCAGCAGATCAAGGCGTTCGCCAATCTCGGCTCGATCGTGGTGATGGGGGGCATTGCGCTGCTGCTGATGCGCGCGGTGGACCCGTCGACCGCGACCGGCTCCGCGCCGATCGCCGTGTACCGGCTCGGCGACTGGCCGGCTCCGTTCGCGATCGTGCTGGTCGCCGACCGGCTGTCGGTGCTGATGCTGGTGCTCACCAGCATCCTGGCATTCGCATCCGCGGTCTTCGCAACGGCGCGCTGGCAGCGGGTCGGCGCGCACTTCCACTCGCTGTTCCAGTTCCTGCTGATGGGCCTGAACGGTGCCTTCCTGACCGGCGACCTGTTCAACCTGTTCGTCTTTTTCGAGCTGCTGCTGGCGGCCTCCTATGGCCTCGTGCTGCACGGCTCCGGCCAGGCCCGCGTGCGCGCCGGCCTGCACTACATCGCCGTCAACCTCACCGCGTCGGTGCTGTTCTTGATCGGCGTGAGCCTGATCTACGCGGTCACCGGCACCCTCAACATGGCGGATCTAGCAGTCCGGATTCCGCAGGTGCCGGCGCAGGACCGCGCGCTGCTGGAGGCAGGCGCCGCGGTGCTCGGCGTCGCCTTCCTGGTCAAGGCCGGGATGTGGCCGCTGTGCTTCTGGCTGCCGACGACCTATGCGGCTGCCGCCGCGCCGGTCGCTGCGATCTTCGCGATCATGAGCAAGGTCGGCATCTACATCCTGCTCCGGCTGTCGCTGTTGTTCTTCGGTGCCGGCAGCGGTGCCTCGGCGCTGTTCGGCAGCGACTGGCTGGTCGCGGCCGGCATCGCGACAATCCTGTTCGGTCTGATCGGCGCGCTCGCCTCGCAGGAGATCTCGCGGCTTGCCGGCTACGCCGTGCTGGTATCGTCCGGCACCGTGCTGGCGGTCGCGGCCGCCGCAGGACAGCCGGCAGTGACCGCAGCGGCGCTGTTCTATCTGGTCAGTTCGACGCTGGCGATCGCCGCGTTCTTCATGCTGATCGAACTGCTCGAACGCGGCCGTGATCCGGGCGCCGACATGCTGGCTGTGACCCGCGAAGCCTATGGCGAGGACGCTCCCGACGATCCGGATGCCGAAGAAGTCGGGATGGTGATCCCGGCCTCGATGGCGATCCTCGGCTGGTGCTTCGTCGGCTGCGCCGCGGTGATCGCCGGGTTGCCACCGGCGTCCGGCTTCATTGCCAAATTCGCGATGCTCAGCGCCCTGCTCGGCGGCGACGCCGCGACGGGTATCTCGCCGCTGAGCTGGACGCTGCTGGCGCTGTTGATGCTGTCCGGCCTGACCATGCTGATCGCAATGACCCGTGCCGGCATCCGCACGCTGTGGTCCCCGACCGAGCGTGCCGATCCGCGGGTTCGTCTGGCGGAGATCGTACCGATCGCGCTGCTGCTGCTCGGCTGCGTGGCGATGACGGTGCAGCCACAGACCGCAATGAGCTACATGCAGGGCGCCGCCGGCTCGCTGCACGCGCCGGCGACCTATACCGACAGCGTGCTGGCGCCGGTGCAGACCCGGGTGCGAACAGGAGGCGGCTCATGA
- a CDS encoding Na+/H+ antiporter subunit E, whose product MSRLLPFPLISLCLLAMWLWLSQSIALGPILLGSLFALIGGWLLRLLQSDADRVRNPAAIIRLAGLVLIDVVRSNIAVGSIILGGQRNNITSGFVNIPLDLRSPQGLAVLACIITSTPGTLWVNFSRETGVLQLHVLDLVDESEWVERIKGRYERLLLEIFE is encoded by the coding sequence ATGAGCAGGCTGCTGCCGTTTCCGCTGATCTCGCTGTGTCTGCTGGCGATGTGGCTGTGGCTCAGCCAGAGCATCGCGCTCGGCCCGATCCTGCTCGGCAGCCTGTTTGCGCTGATCGGCGGCTGGCTGTTGCGGTTGTTGCAGTCCGACGCCGACCGGGTACGAAACCCGGCGGCCATCATCCGGCTGGCCGGGCTGGTGCTGATCGACGTCGTGCGCTCCAACATCGCGGTCGGCAGCATCATCCTCGGCGGCCAGCGCAACAACATCACCTCCGGCTTCGTCAATATCCCGCTCGATCTGCGCAGCCCGCAAGGGCTCGCGGTGCTGGCCTGTATCATCACCTCCACGCCCGGAACGCTGTGGGTGAATTTCAGTCGGGAGACCGGCGTTCTGCAACTTCACGTGCTCGATCTGGTCGACGAGAGCGAGTGGGTCGAACGCATCAAGGGCCGCTACGAACGCCTACTGTTGGAGATCTTCGAATGA
- the mnhG gene encoding monovalent cation/H(+) antiporter subunit G, whose translation MTHAAELPAWAAWCVALLLLLGAGITLIGSLGLLRLDGFYQRAHAPTLGTTLGTAFIVGASMLCFSLLESRPLLHEVLILGFVTITTPVTLMLLVRAALFRDTAEGHIDDIVRRARRKPGDDEER comes from the coding sequence ATGACCCATGCGGCGGAGCTTCCGGCCTGGGCGGCGTGGTGCGTGGCACTGTTGCTGCTGCTCGGAGCCGGCATCACGCTGATCGGCTCGCTCGGGCTGCTGCGGCTCGACGGCTTTTACCAGCGAGCGCACGCCCCGACCCTCGGCACCACGCTTGGCACCGCCTTCATCGTCGGCGCGTCGATGCTGTGCTTCTCGCTGCTGGAGTCGCGACCGCTGCTGCACGAGGTGCTGATCCTCGGCTTCGTCACCATCACCACCCCGGTGACGCTGATGCTGCTGGTGCGTGCCGCACTGTTTCGCGACACCGCGGAAGGGCATATCGACGACATCGTCCGACGCGCAAGGCGCAAGCCTGGGGACGACGAGGAACGCTGA
- a CDS encoding Na+/H+ antiporter subunit C has translation MELIVAIAIAALTGCGVWLLLRPRTFQVIIGLALLSYAVNLFIFSMGRLRVGAAAVLEKGQIGDPQAFADPLPQALVLTAIVISFATTALFLVVLLASRGLTGNDHVDGREPE, from the coding sequence ATGGAACTGATCGTCGCAATCGCCATCGCTGCGCTGACCGGCTGCGGAGTGTGGCTGCTGCTGCGGCCGCGGACGTTCCAGGTGATTATCGGTCTGGCGCTGCTGTCCTACGCCGTCAACCTGTTCATCTTCAGCATGGGCCGGCTGCGGGTCGGGGCTGCCGCGGTGCTGGAGAAAGGCCAGATCGGCGATCCGCAGGCCTTCGCCGACCCGCTGCCGCAGGCACTGGTGCTCACCGCCATTGTCATCAGCTTTGCCACCACCGCGCTGTTTCTGGTGGTGCTGCTCGCATCGCGCGGCCTCACCGGGAACGACCACGTCGATGGCCGGGAGCCCGAATGA
- a CDS encoding benzoate/H(+) symporter BenE family transporter has product MSPHPPPSPVRLGDLTDPVVAGLISVIVNYGGTFILVFQAAKIAGLSPELTASWVWSISIGVGLTGVFLSLRYREPIITAWSTPAAAFLVTALATTPYPEAVGAYMISAAAFVVLGMSGYFEKVIGLIPPGIASGLLAGILLQFGIGAFGGASVDPWLVGLLIAGYVALKRFSARYAVVGILLLGLAFLLTQGRVDLSGLELVFAAPVFSMPEFSLNALLSVALPLFLITLTGQYMPGMLVLRNDGFKTSANPIVTITGLGSLIMAPFGSHAFNIAAITAAIATGREAHEDPSKRWIAGIAAGCFYVLVGVFGVTLAAVFMAFPATFITTLAGLALLGTIGGSLAGAMADPTSREAALITFLASAANIKLLGIGGAFWGLLIGGLAYLVLNGRVPYRAAADRPATEAAAK; this is encoded by the coding sequence ATGTCGCCCCACCCTCCGCCTTCCCCGGTCCGCCTCGGCGACCTCACCGATCCGGTCGTCGCCGGCCTGATCTCGGTGATCGTCAACTACGGCGGCACGTTCATTCTGGTGTTTCAGGCCGCCAAGATCGCGGGGCTCAGCCCTGAACTCACGGCATCCTGGGTGTGGTCGATCTCGATCGGCGTCGGATTGACCGGCGTGTTCCTGAGCCTGCGTTATCGCGAGCCGATCATCACGGCGTGGTCGACCCCGGCGGCGGCTTTCCTGGTCACCGCTCTGGCGACGACTCCCTACCCGGAGGCGGTCGGCGCCTACATGATCTCGGCGGCAGCGTTCGTCGTGCTCGGCATGTCCGGCTATTTCGAGAAGGTGATCGGTCTGATCCCGCCCGGGATCGCCTCGGGCCTGCTCGCCGGCATTCTGCTGCAGTTCGGCATCGGCGCATTCGGCGGCGCCAGCGTCGATCCGTGGCTTGTCGGCTTGCTGATCGCCGGCTACGTCGCGTTGAAGCGCTTTTCCGCGCGCTATGCCGTGGTCGGCATTCTGCTGCTCGGACTAGCGTTCCTGCTGACGCAAGGCCGGGTCGATCTGTCGGGTCTCGAGCTGGTCTTCGCGGCCCCGGTATTCAGCATGCCGGAGTTTTCGCTGAACGCACTGTTGTCGGTCGCGTTGCCGCTGTTCCTGATCACGCTCACCGGTCAATACATGCCGGGGATGCTGGTGTTGCGGAACGACGGGTTCAAGACCAGCGCCAATCCGATCGTGACCATTACCGGTCTTGGGTCGCTCATCATGGCGCCGTTCGGCTCGCATGCCTTCAACATCGCGGCGATCACGGCCGCGATCGCCACAGGCCGGGAGGCTCACGAAGACCCTTCCAAGAGATGGATTGCCGGCATCGCGGCGGGCTGTTTCTATGTGCTGGTGGGCGTGTTCGGGGTCACGCTCGCCGCCGTGTTCATGGCGTTTCCAGCCACCTTCATCACCACCCTCGCCGGTCTCGCTCTGCTCGGCACGATCGGCGGCAGCCTTGCCGGGGCGATGGCGGATCCGACCTCGCGCGAGGCGGCATTGATCACCTTCCTGGCATCCGCCGCGAACATCAAGCTGCTCGGCATCGGCGGCGCATTCTGGGGCCTGCTGATCGGCGGACTCGCCTATCTTGTCCTCAATGGCCGCGTGCCCTATCGCGCGGCCGCCGATCGCCCCGCCACCGAGGCGGCAGCGAAATGA
- the pdxY gene encoding pyridoxal kinase, whose protein sequence is MNRETTPMTTSIISIQSQVVHGHVGNSAAVLPMQAHGLNVAAVPTTLLSNHPGFETTRGRVLDAELVGDLLRGVEERGLIETSRYIVSGYLGSRANGEMVAAFIKRARQLNPAITYICDPVMGDAHVGVFVPDQIVACICDELIALADLLTPNQFEVGLIAGSPPTTWSELEAAVQKIQTWRNARVVVTSCRLADTPNDSLENIVFEDAASTRLPSLRLELAAAGTGDLYTGLLAAGLARNLSLVDAARRAAAIVLEVLKRTMAAGEREMQLAGVINALSPAGAEPPR, encoded by the coding sequence ATGAACCGCGAGACGACGCCGATGACGACTTCCATCATCTCGATCCAGAGTCAGGTGGTGCACGGGCACGTCGGCAACAGCGCCGCCGTGCTGCCGATGCAGGCGCACGGGCTGAACGTGGCGGCAGTGCCGACCACACTGCTCTCCAATCATCCAGGCTTCGAGACCACACGCGGACGGGTGCTCGACGCCGAGTTGGTCGGCGATCTGCTGCGCGGGGTCGAAGAACGAGGGCTGATCGAGACAAGCCGCTATATCGTGTCCGGCTATCTCGGCTCGCGCGCCAACGGCGAAATGGTGGCGGCCTTCATCAAGAGAGCGAGACAGCTCAATCCCGCCATCACCTACATCTGCGATCCGGTGATGGGAGACGCCCATGTCGGCGTGTTCGTGCCCGATCAGATTGTCGCGTGCATCTGCGACGAGCTGATCGCGCTCGCTGATCTGCTCACGCCCAACCAGTTCGAAGTCGGACTGATCGCAGGCAGCCCGCCAACGACATGGTCAGAGCTCGAGGCGGCGGTCCAAAAGATCCAAACTTGGCGGAATGCCCGGGTGGTCGTCACAAGCTGCAGGCTGGCGGATACGCCGAACGATTCGCTCGAGAACATCGTGTTCGAGGACGCAGCCTCAACGCGGCTGCCCTCGCTACGGCTCGAGCTGGCAGCGGCCGGAACGGGCGATCTCTACACCGGCCTTCTGGCCGCCGGCCTCGCCCGCAATCTCAGTCTCGTCGATGCGGCCCGCCGCGCCGCCGCCATTGTGCTCGAGGTGCTGAAACGCACCATGGCCGCCGGCGAACGCGAGATGCAGCTTGCCGGCGTCATCAATGCACTGAGCCCCGCCGGGGCCGAGCCTCCTCGATGA
- a CDS encoding YggS family pyridoxal phosphate-dependent enzyme, which yields MPASRELSPDDITRFGADPATAFAVNLKSVRERIAAACQRCGRSDDVRLLPVTKTVPANVLRLAYAAGISEFGENKLQEARDKRAMLVDLPIRWSIIGHLQTNKVKYLVRFASEFHALDSLRLAEELNRRLDAEGHDLDVFVQVNTSGEASKYGLAPDDLVPFARRLSEYPRLKPRGLMTLAIFSADTERVRQCFRLLRDLRDRATSVHPDLTQLSMGMSGDFEAAIEQGATVVRVGQAIFGARPTSDRFYWPHASFDR from the coding sequence ATGCCTGCCAGCCGAGAGCTCTCACCGGACGACATCACGCGTTTCGGCGCCGATCCCGCCACCGCGTTTGCGGTGAACCTGAAGTCGGTTCGGGAGCGCATCGCGGCCGCTTGCCAACGCTGCGGGCGGAGCGACGATGTGCGTCTTCTGCCCGTCACCAAGACGGTGCCGGCCAACGTTCTTCGTCTGGCCTATGCGGCCGGCATTTCCGAGTTCGGCGAAAACAAGCTGCAGGAGGCTCGCGACAAGCGGGCCATGCTCGTGGATCTGCCGATCCGCTGGTCGATCATCGGCCACCTCCAGACCAACAAGGTGAAGTATCTTGTCCGTTTCGCTTCGGAATTCCATGCGCTCGATAGTCTGCGGCTCGCCGAGGAATTGAATCGTCGGCTGGATGCGGAGGGGCATGACCTTGACGTGTTCGTTCAGGTCAACACCTCGGGCGAGGCGAGCAAGTACGGCCTTGCCCCTGACGATCTCGTTCCGTTTGCCCGGCGTCTGTCCGAATATCCACGGCTCAAGCCGCGCGGTCTGATGACGCTGGCGATTTTCAGCGCCGACACGGAACGTGTTCGGCAGTGCTTCCGTCTGCTGCGCGATCTGCGCGACCGCGCCACCAGCGTTCACCCCGATCTGACGCAACTGTCGATGGGGATGTCGGGTGATTTCGAGGCCGCGATCGAACAGGGCGCGACCGTGGTGCGGGTCGGACAGGCGATCTTTGGCGCGAGGCCGACCAGCGATCGGTTCTATTGGCCGCACGCAAGTTTCGACCGGTAG
- a CDS encoding PLP-dependent aminotransferase family protein, which yields MFKHSQLESVKAWVAHPAHAAMPLHARVQRAIRQLIVDGALGAGKPLPASRALAQSLGVSRDTVEVAYGQLHAEGFIERRVGSGSFVAKMTEFTLGRRLPQRDRHLRNQTPNLSKRGAAMFGSGGIREQLLPTPFVHGVPETRTFPLQLWERLERQVRKELGAQTLLHCEPQGSEPLRRAIADYVNLERGARASADRVVVLTSSQQAMSLCANSLLDPGDRIFIEDPVYYGARKAFDAAGLECVPIPVDRQGLVVDQITAQPRRAKAVFLTPSHQFPTGATLALDRRLALIEWAARHQTWIIEDDYDSEFHYAGKPTACVQGLDRHDRTVYIGTFTKSLFPGLRIGYVVLPPRLVKPMTVARTLLDGHSASMAQLTLARFMEGGHFGAHVRTMRGVYAERLDVLARLVGKYLSDFVEPRVPIGGLQLPCVLTGDLQERIAVDAARRAGIELLGLSALHHARAGEAGFLMGFAAYTPFEIEGAVKKLAKALRAATKS from the coding sequence TTGTTCAAGCACTCGCAGCTCGAATCCGTCAAAGCCTGGGTCGCCCACCCCGCCCACGCGGCGATGCCGTTGCACGCGCGGGTTCAGCGGGCCATCCGCCAACTGATCGTCGACGGTGCGCTGGGGGCAGGCAAACCGTTGCCCGCCTCGCGTGCGCTGGCTCAGTCACTAGGCGTGTCGCGCGATACGGTCGAAGTGGCCTACGGCCAGCTTCACGCCGAAGGCTTCATCGAGCGGCGGGTGGGCAGCGGCAGCTTCGTCGCGAAGATGACGGAGTTCACGCTCGGCCGCCGTCTGCCGCAGCGGGACCGGCACCTTCGCAACCAGACGCCGAACCTCAGCAAGCGCGGAGCCGCGATGTTCGGCAGCGGCGGCATTCGCGAGCAGCTCTTGCCGACGCCGTTCGTCCATGGCGTTCCGGAAACGCGGACGTTTCCGCTTCAACTCTGGGAGCGACTGGAGCGCCAGGTCCGGAAAGAGCTGGGTGCGCAGACGCTGCTGCATTGCGAACCGCAGGGCAGCGAGCCGCTCCGCCGCGCCATTGCCGATTACGTCAACCTTGAACGCGGCGCACGCGCCTCGGCGGATCGGGTTGTCGTACTCACCAGTTCGCAGCAGGCAATGTCGCTGTGCGCGAATTCGCTGCTCGATCCTGGCGACCGGATCTTCATCGAAGATCCGGTCTATTACGGCGCGCGGAAGGCGTTCGATGCCGCAGGTCTGGAGTGCGTTCCGATTCCGGTCGATCGTCAGGGGCTGGTCGTCGACCAGATTACAGCCCAGCCGCGCCGGGCCAAGGCGGTGTTCCTCACGCCGTCACATCAATTTCCAACCGGCGCGACGCTGGCACTCGATCGCCGCCTCGCGCTGATCGAATGGGCGGCGCGGCATCAGACGTGGATCATCGAAGACGACTACGACAGCGAATTCCACTACGCCGGCAAGCCGACCGCTTGCGTGCAAGGTCTCGATCGGCACGACCGGACTGTCTATATCGGCACCTTCACCAAATCTTTGTTTCCGGGCCTCCGGATCGGCTACGTGGTGCTGCCGCCTCGGCTCGTGAAACCGATGACGGTTGCACGCACGCTGCTCGACGGTCACAGCGCCTCGATGGCGCAATTGACGCTGGCCCGGTTCATGGAGGGCGGACATTTCGGCGCGCATGTTCGCACGATGCGCGGTGTCTATGCCGAACGCCTCGACGTGCTGGCTCGCCTCGTCGGAAAGTATCTGTCCGACTTCGTCGAACCGCGCGTTCCGATCGGCGGCCTGCAACTCCCCTGCGTGCTGACGGGCGATCTTCAGGAACGCATCGCGGTCGACGCCGCCCGCCGTGCCGGGATCGAATTGCTGGGACTGTCGGCGCTGCATCACGCCCGCGCTGGCGAGGCGGGCTTCCTGATGGGCTTTGCGGCGTACACCCCGTTCGAGATCGAAGGCGCCGTGAAGAAGCTGGCGAAAGCGCTTCGGGCGGCGACGAAATCCTGA
- a CDS encoding K+/H+ antiporter subunit F encodes MSSVVLTWSVVIAQVMLALAMACATYRMLVGPRAQDRVLGLDTLYVNAMLLMLTVGIRTGSDVYFEAALIIALLGFVGTVALSKFLMRGEVIE; translated from the coding sequence ATGAGCAGTGTGGTGCTGACCTGGTCGGTCGTGATTGCGCAGGTGATGCTCGCCCTCGCCATGGCTTGCGCGACCTATCGGATGCTGGTGGGCCCGCGCGCCCAGGACCGCGTGCTGGGACTCGATACGCTGTACGTCAACGCCATGCTGCTGATGCTGACGGTCGGAATCCGAACCGGCAGCGACGTGTATTTCGAGGCGGCGCTGATCATCGCCCTGCTCGGTTTCGTCGGTACCGTGGCGCTGTCCAAATTCTTGATGCGCGGCGAGGTGATCGAATGA